One window from the genome of Macaca fascicularis isolate 582-1 chromosome 7, T2T-MFA8v1.1 encodes:
- the MIDEAS gene encoding mitotic deacetylase-associated SANT domain protein isoform X2, producing the protein MNLQAQPKAQNKRKRCLFGGQEPAPKEQPPPLQPPQQSIRVKEEQYVGHEGPGGAVSTSQPVELPPPSSLALLNSVVYGPERTSAAMLSQQVASVKWPNSVMAPGRGPERGGGGGVSDSSWQQQPGQPPPHSTWNCHSLSLYSAPKGNPHPGVGVATYYNHPEALKREKAGGPQLDRYGNVRPVMPQKVQLEVGRPQAPLNSFHAAKKPPNQSLPLQPFQLAFGHQVNRQVFRQGPPPPNAVAAFPPQKQQQQQPQQQQQQQQQAALPQMPLFENFYPMQQPPSQQPQDFGLQPAGPLGQSHLAHHSMAPYPFPPNPDMNPELRKALLQESAPQPALPQVQIPFPRRSRRLSKEGILPPTTLDGAGTQPGQELTGNLFLHHWPLQQPPPGSLGQPHPEALGFPLELRESQLLPDGERLAPNGREREALAMGSEEGMRAVSTGDCGQVLRGGVIQSTRRRRRASQEANLLTLAQKAVELASLQNAKDGSGSEEKRKSVLASTTKGGVEFSEPSLATKRAREDSGMVPLIIPVSVPVRTVDPTEAAQAGGVDEDGKGPEQNPAEHKPSVIVTRRRSTRIPGTDAPAQAEDINVKLEGEPSVRKPKQRPRPEPLIIPTKAGTFIAPPVYSNITPYQSHLRSPVRLADHPSERSFELPPYTPPPILSPVREGSGLYFNAIISTNTIPAPPPITPKSAHRTLLRTNSAEVTPPVLSVMGEATPVSIEPRINVGSRFQAEIPLIRDRALAAADPHKADLVWQPWENLESSREKQRQVEDLLTAACSSIFPGAGTNQELALHCLHESRGDILETLNKLLLKKPLRPHNHPLATYHYTGSDQWKMAERKLFNKGIAIYKKDFFLVQKLIQTKTVAQCVEFYYTYKKQVKIGRNGTLTFGDVDASDEKSAQEEVEVDIKANDILILRSHESNAPGSAGCQASEKPREGTGKSRRALPFSEKKKKTETFSKTQNQENTFPCKKCGRVFYKVKSRSAHMKSHAEQEKKAAALRLKEKEAAAAAAAHQQALREESGAGAGDKG; encoded by the exons ATGAACCTCCAGGCCCAGCCCAAGGCTCAGAACAAGCGGAAGCGTTGCCTCTTCGGGGGCCAGGAACCAGCTCCCAAGGAGCAGCCCCCTCCCCTGCAGCCCCCCCAGCAGTCCATCAGAGTGAAGGAGGAGCAGTACGTAGGGCACGAGGGTCCAGGAGGGGCAGTCTCCACCTCTCAGCCTGTGGAACTGCCCCCTCCCAGCAGTCTGGCCCTGCTGAACTCTGTGGTGTATGGGCCTGAGCGGACCTCAGCAGCCATGTTGTCCCAGCAGGTAGCCTCAGTAAAGTGGCCCAACTCTGTGATGGCTCCAGGGCGGGGCCCGGAGCGTGGAGGAGGTGGGGGTGTCAGTGACAGCAGCTGGCAGCAGCAGCCAGGCCAGCCTCCACCCCATTCAACATGGAACTGCCACAGTCTGTCCCTCTACAGTGCACCCAAGGGGAACCCGCATCCTGGAGTGGGAGTCGCGACTTACTATAACCACCCTGAGGCACTGAAGCGGGAGAAAGCGGGGGGCCCACAGCTGGACCGCTATGGAAATGTGCGGCCAGTGATGCCACAGAAGGTGCAGCTGGAGGTAGGGCGGCCCCAGGCACCCCTGAATTCTTTCCATGCAGCCAAGAAACCCCCAAACCAGTCACTGCCCCTGCAACCCTTCCAGCTGGCATTCGGCCACCAGGTGAACCGGCAGGTCTTCCGGCAGGGCCCACCGCCCCCAAACGCGGTGGCTGCCTTCCCTccgcagaagcagcagcagcagcaaccgcaacagcagcagcagcagcagcagcaggcagcCCTACCCCAGATGCCGCTCTTTGAGAACTTCTACCCCATGCAACAGCCACCCTCGCAGCAACCCCAGGACTTTGGCCTGCAGCCGGCTGGGCCACTGGGACAGTCACACCTGGCTCACCACAGCATGGCACCCTACCCCTTCCCCCCCAACCCAGATATGAACCCAGAACTGCGCAAGGCCCTCCTGCAGGAGTCAGCCCCACAGCCGGCGCTACCTCAGGTCCAGATCCCCTTCCCCCGCCGCTCCCGCCGCCTCTCTAAGGAGGGTATCCTGCCTCCCACCACCCTGGATGGGGCTGGCACCCAACCTGGGCAGGAGCTCACTGGCAACCTGTTCCTACATCACTGGCCCCTGCAGCAGCCGCCACCTGGCTCCCTGGGGCAGCCCCATCCTGAAGCTCTGGGATTCCCGCTGGAGCTGAGGGAGTCACAGCTACTGCCTGATGGAGAGAGACTAGCACCCAATGGCCGGGAGCGAGAGGCTCTTGCCATGGGCAGCGAGGAGGGCATGAGGGCAGTGAGCACAGGGGACTGTGGGCAGGTGCTACGGGGCGGGGTAATCCAGAGCACGCGACGGAGGCGCCGGGCATCGCAGGAGGCCAATTTGCTGACCCTGGCCCAGAAGGCGGTGGAGCTGGCCTCGCTGCAGAATGCAAAG GATGGCAGTGGCTCTGAAGAGAAGCGGAAAAGTGTATTGGCCTCAACTACCAAGGGTGGGGTGGAGTTTTCTGAGCCTTCCTTAGCCACCAAGCGAGCACGAGAAGACAGTGGGATGGTACCCCTCATCATCCCAGTGTCTGTGCCTGTGCGGACTGTGGACCCAACTgaggcagcccaggctggaggtgttGATGAGGACGGGAAGGGTCCTGAACAGAACCCTGCTGAGCACAAGCCATCAGTCATCGTCACCCGCAGGCGGTCCACCCGAATCCCTGGGACAGATGCTCCAGCTCAG gCGGAAGACATAAATGTCAAGTTGGAGGGGGAGCCTTCCGTGAGGAAACCAAAGCAGCGGCCCAGGCCCGAGCCCCTCATCATTCCCACCAAGGCGGGCACTTTCATCGCCCCTCCCGTCTACTCCAACATCACCCCATACCAGAGCCACCTGCGCTCTCCTGTGCGCCTAGCTGACCACCCCTCTGAGCGGAGCTTTGAGCTGCCTCCCTACACGCCGCCCCCCATCCTCAGCCCTGTGCGGGAAGGCTCTGGCCTCTACTTCAATGCCATCATATCAACCAACACCATCCCCGCCCCTCCTCCCATCACACCTAAGAGTGCCCATCGCACGCTGCTCCGGACTA ACAGTGCTGAAGTCACCCCGCCTGTCCTCTCTGTGATGGGGGAGGCGACCCCAGTGAGCATCGAGCC ACGGATCAACGTGGGCTCCCGGTTCCAGGCGGAAATCCCCTTGATCAGGGACCGTGCCCTGGCAGCTGCAGATCCCCACAAGGCCGACTTGGTGTGGCAGCCATGGGAGAACCTAGAGAGCAGCCGGGAGAAGCAGAGGCAAG TGGAAGACCTGCTGACAGCTGCCTGCTCCAGCATTTTCCCTGGTGCTGGCACCAACCAGGAGTTAGCCCTGCACTGTTTGCACGAGTCCAGAGGAGACATCCTG GAAACGCTGAATAAGCTGCTACTGAAGAAGCCGCTGCGGCCCCACAACCATCCGCTGGCAACTTATCACTACACAG GCTCTGACCAGTGGAAGATGGCCGAGAGGAAGCTGTTCAACAAAGGCATTGCCATCTACAAGAAGGATTTCTTCCTGGTGCAGAAGCTG ATCCAGACCAAGACCGTGGCCCAGTGCGTGGAGTTCTACTACACCTACAAGAAGCAGGTGAAAATCGGCCGCAATGGGACTCTAACCTTTGGGGATGTGGATGCCAGCGATGAGAAGTCGGCCCAGGAAGAGGTTGAAGTGGATATTAAG GCCAATGACATCCTCATCCTCCGGAGCCACGAGTCCAACGCCCCTGGGTCTGCCGGTTGTCAGGCCTCAGAGAAGCCAAGGGAAGGGACAGGGAAGTCACGAAGGGCACTACCTTtttcagagaagaagaaaaaaacagagaccTTCAGTAAGACCCAGAATCAGGAGAACACTTTCCCCTGTAAAAAATGTGGCAG GGTGTTTTACAAGGTGAAGAGCCGCAGTGCGCACATGAAGAGCCACGCAGAGCAGGAGAAGAAGGCTGCAGCGCTGAGGCTAAAGGAGAAGGaggccgccgctgccgccgccgcccaCCAGCAGGCTCTGCGGGAGGAGAGCGGCGCGGGCGCAGGCGACAAGGGCTGA
- the MIDEAS gene encoding mitotic deacetylase-associated SANT domain protein isoform X1 produces the protein MNLQAQPKAQNKRKRCLFGGQEPAPKEQPPPLQPPQQSIRVKEEQYVGHEGPGGAVSTSQPVELPPPSSLALLNSVVYGPERTSAAMLSQQVASVKWPNSVMAPGRGPERGGGGGVSDSSWQQQPGQPPPHSTWNCHSLSLYSAPKGNPHPGVGVATYYNHPEALKREKAGGPQLDRYGNVRPVMPQKVQLEVGRPQAPLNSFHAAKKPPNQSLPLQPFQLAFGHQVNRQVFRQGPPPPNAVAAFPPQKQQQQQPQQQQQQQQQAALPQMPLFENFYPMQQPPSQQPQDFGLQPAGPLGQSHLAHHSMAPYPFPPNPDMNPELRKALLQESAPQPALPQVQIPFPRRSRRLSKEGILPPTTLDGAGTQPGQELTGNLFLHHWPLQQPPPGSLGQPHPEALGFPLELRESQLLPDGERLAPNGREREALAMGSEEGMRAVSTGDCGQVLRGGVIQSTRRRRRASQEANLLTLAQKAVELASLQNAKDGSGSEEKRKSVLASTTKGGVEFSEPSLATKRAREDSGMVPLIIPVSVPVRTVDPTEAAQAGGVDEDGKGPEQNPAEHKPSVIVTRRRSTRIPGTDAPAQAEDINVKLEGEPSVRKPKQRPRPEPLIIPTKAGTFIAPPVYSNITPYQSHLRSPVRLADHPSERSFELPPYTPPPILSPVREGSGLYFNAIISTNTIPAPPPITPKSAHRTLLRTNSAEVTPPVLSVMGEATPVSIEPRINVGSRFQAEIPLIRDRALAAADPHKADLVWQPWENLESSREKQRQVEDLLTAACSSIFPGAGTNQELALHCLHESRGDILETLNKLLLKKPLRPHNHPLATYHYTGSDQWKMAERKLFNKGIAIYKKDFFLVQKLIQTKTVAQCVEFYYTYKKQVKIGRNGTLTFGDVDASDEKSAQEEVEVDIKTSQKFPRVPLPRRESPSGERLEPKREMKEPRKEGEEEVPEIQEKEEQEEGRERSRRAAAVKATQTLQANESANDILILRSHESNAPGSAGCQASEKPREGTGKSRRALPFSEKKKKTETFSKTQNQENTFPCKKCGRVFYKVKSRSAHMKSHAEQEKKAAALRLKEKEAAAAAAAHQQALREESGAGAGDKG, from the exons ATGAACCTCCAGGCCCAGCCCAAGGCTCAGAACAAGCGGAAGCGTTGCCTCTTCGGGGGCCAGGAACCAGCTCCCAAGGAGCAGCCCCCTCCCCTGCAGCCCCCCCAGCAGTCCATCAGAGTGAAGGAGGAGCAGTACGTAGGGCACGAGGGTCCAGGAGGGGCAGTCTCCACCTCTCAGCCTGTGGAACTGCCCCCTCCCAGCAGTCTGGCCCTGCTGAACTCTGTGGTGTATGGGCCTGAGCGGACCTCAGCAGCCATGTTGTCCCAGCAGGTAGCCTCAGTAAAGTGGCCCAACTCTGTGATGGCTCCAGGGCGGGGCCCGGAGCGTGGAGGAGGTGGGGGTGTCAGTGACAGCAGCTGGCAGCAGCAGCCAGGCCAGCCTCCACCCCATTCAACATGGAACTGCCACAGTCTGTCCCTCTACAGTGCACCCAAGGGGAACCCGCATCCTGGAGTGGGAGTCGCGACTTACTATAACCACCCTGAGGCACTGAAGCGGGAGAAAGCGGGGGGCCCACAGCTGGACCGCTATGGAAATGTGCGGCCAGTGATGCCACAGAAGGTGCAGCTGGAGGTAGGGCGGCCCCAGGCACCCCTGAATTCTTTCCATGCAGCCAAGAAACCCCCAAACCAGTCACTGCCCCTGCAACCCTTCCAGCTGGCATTCGGCCACCAGGTGAACCGGCAGGTCTTCCGGCAGGGCCCACCGCCCCCAAACGCGGTGGCTGCCTTCCCTccgcagaagcagcagcagcagcaaccgcaacagcagcagcagcagcagcagcaggcagcCCTACCCCAGATGCCGCTCTTTGAGAACTTCTACCCCATGCAACAGCCACCCTCGCAGCAACCCCAGGACTTTGGCCTGCAGCCGGCTGGGCCACTGGGACAGTCACACCTGGCTCACCACAGCATGGCACCCTACCCCTTCCCCCCCAACCCAGATATGAACCCAGAACTGCGCAAGGCCCTCCTGCAGGAGTCAGCCCCACAGCCGGCGCTACCTCAGGTCCAGATCCCCTTCCCCCGCCGCTCCCGCCGCCTCTCTAAGGAGGGTATCCTGCCTCCCACCACCCTGGATGGGGCTGGCACCCAACCTGGGCAGGAGCTCACTGGCAACCTGTTCCTACATCACTGGCCCCTGCAGCAGCCGCCACCTGGCTCCCTGGGGCAGCCCCATCCTGAAGCTCTGGGATTCCCGCTGGAGCTGAGGGAGTCACAGCTACTGCCTGATGGAGAGAGACTAGCACCCAATGGCCGGGAGCGAGAGGCTCTTGCCATGGGCAGCGAGGAGGGCATGAGGGCAGTGAGCACAGGGGACTGTGGGCAGGTGCTACGGGGCGGGGTAATCCAGAGCACGCGACGGAGGCGCCGGGCATCGCAGGAGGCCAATTTGCTGACCCTGGCCCAGAAGGCGGTGGAGCTGGCCTCGCTGCAGAATGCAAAG GATGGCAGTGGCTCTGAAGAGAAGCGGAAAAGTGTATTGGCCTCAACTACCAAGGGTGGGGTGGAGTTTTCTGAGCCTTCCTTAGCCACCAAGCGAGCACGAGAAGACAGTGGGATGGTACCCCTCATCATCCCAGTGTCTGTGCCTGTGCGGACTGTGGACCCAACTgaggcagcccaggctggaggtgttGATGAGGACGGGAAGGGTCCTGAACAGAACCCTGCTGAGCACAAGCCATCAGTCATCGTCACCCGCAGGCGGTCCACCCGAATCCCTGGGACAGATGCTCCAGCTCAG gCGGAAGACATAAATGTCAAGTTGGAGGGGGAGCCTTCCGTGAGGAAACCAAAGCAGCGGCCCAGGCCCGAGCCCCTCATCATTCCCACCAAGGCGGGCACTTTCATCGCCCCTCCCGTCTACTCCAACATCACCCCATACCAGAGCCACCTGCGCTCTCCTGTGCGCCTAGCTGACCACCCCTCTGAGCGGAGCTTTGAGCTGCCTCCCTACACGCCGCCCCCCATCCTCAGCCCTGTGCGGGAAGGCTCTGGCCTCTACTTCAATGCCATCATATCAACCAACACCATCCCCGCCCCTCCTCCCATCACACCTAAGAGTGCCCATCGCACGCTGCTCCGGACTA ACAGTGCTGAAGTCACCCCGCCTGTCCTCTCTGTGATGGGGGAGGCGACCCCAGTGAGCATCGAGCC ACGGATCAACGTGGGCTCCCGGTTCCAGGCGGAAATCCCCTTGATCAGGGACCGTGCCCTGGCAGCTGCAGATCCCCACAAGGCCGACTTGGTGTGGCAGCCATGGGAGAACCTAGAGAGCAGCCGGGAGAAGCAGAGGCAAG TGGAAGACCTGCTGACAGCTGCCTGCTCCAGCATTTTCCCTGGTGCTGGCACCAACCAGGAGTTAGCCCTGCACTGTTTGCACGAGTCCAGAGGAGACATCCTG GAAACGCTGAATAAGCTGCTACTGAAGAAGCCGCTGCGGCCCCACAACCATCCGCTGGCAACTTATCACTACACAG GCTCTGACCAGTGGAAGATGGCCGAGAGGAAGCTGTTCAACAAAGGCATTGCCATCTACAAGAAGGATTTCTTCCTGGTGCAGAAGCTG ATCCAGACCAAGACCGTGGCCCAGTGCGTGGAGTTCTACTACACCTACAAGAAGCAGGTGAAAATCGGCCGCAATGGGACTCTAACCTTTGGGGATGTGGATGCCAGCGATGAGAAGTCGGCCCAGGAAGAGGTTGAAGTGGATATTAAG ACTTCCCAAAAGTTCCCAAGGGTGCCTCTTCCCAGAAGAGAGTCCCCAAGTGGAGAGAGGCTGGAGCCCAAGAGGGAGATGAAGGAGCccaggaaggagggggaggaggaggtgccagagatccaggagaaggaggagcaggaagagggGCGAGAGCGCAGCAGGCGGGCAGCGGCAGTCAAAGCCACGCAGACACTACAGGCCAATGAGTCG GCCAATGACATCCTCATCCTCCGGAGCCACGAGTCCAACGCCCCTGGGTCTGCCGGTTGTCAGGCCTCAGAGAAGCCAAGGGAAGGGACAGGGAAGTCACGAAGGGCACTACCTTtttcagagaagaagaaaaaaacagagaccTTCAGTAAGACCCAGAATCAGGAGAACACTTTCCCCTGTAAAAAATGTGGCAG GGTGTTTTACAAGGTGAAGAGCCGCAGTGCGCACATGAAGAGCCACGCAGAGCAGGAGAAGAAGGCTGCAGCGCTGAGGCTAAAGGAGAAGGaggccgccgctgccgccgccgcccaCCAGCAGGCTCTGCGGGAGGAGAGCGGCGCGGGCGCAGGCGACAAGGGCTGA